The following coding sequences lie in one Micromonospora sp. R77 genomic window:
- a CDS encoding copper resistance protein CopC, translating into MRRLLRVLAVVALAGLTVPVGSTPAQAHAYLAASAPADGAVLDAAPETISLSFTEHVELAAARIALVDGDGRHWAVTGLALRDADGAPAAPDADSEEPVTLVAGLPALPPNTYHVTWRTLSTDDLHTTSGTLVFGVGRQVTAAGTSGPVGPGPRETIARALGLLGLAVLLGGAALALLHTTLPTLATRRRPAPSPHRAQTLGDPGQSPFGTNGNSPRSSAVRRRLLVVAGYAGAVALLAAPLQLAIQLAGADGARWRLLADQLTSGRWLLREAGTATLLTVVALAAHRSRPVARPTAPPTDSATGPAGPAADSPQALPGRTGSARPGAGPRPSSSACSARWPPPWGPLLGHPMGGASRTALVGGIHVLAAGAWAGAVLAAALALLPLIRRTPDRSDQVRALLRAFAVLAAGCLTLLVLTGLLLTGPQVATVDALLGSPYGLLLLGKVAVAGAAGLLGLRTARRLRRADLPRRGLLVEAGLLAVALGLAGALAAAGPGRGPAFPTAAAARAEPQVSGQVADLVDTVAVRPNRPGRNIVSISVGDTRRPAPGPVTGVSLLLTGPNGARAVHPVTRTADGWVATVDDIRTPGDWRVGVTVLRDGLPPVTDTHPWLVPAADPTGPAVRVSAAPLRPVLDRAALLLTLVGVAVVAVVGRRWRHRIADAAPTPERPVGGVPDDDPDQPVDGLAVTGGIRAGP; encoded by the coding sequence GTGCGCCGGCTGCTCCGCGTCCTCGCCGTCGTCGCCCTCGCCGGGCTGACCGTGCCGGTCGGGTCGACGCCCGCCCAGGCCCACGCCTACCTGGCCGCCAGCGCGCCCGCCGACGGGGCCGTGCTGGACGCCGCACCGGAAACCATCAGTCTCTCCTTCACCGAGCACGTGGAGCTCGCCGCCGCCCGGATCGCCCTGGTCGACGGCGACGGCCGGCACTGGGCGGTCACCGGGCTGGCGCTGCGCGACGCGGACGGTGCACCGGCCGCGCCGGACGCCGACAGCGAGGAGCCGGTGACCCTGGTCGCCGGCCTGCCCGCGCTGCCGCCGAACACCTACCACGTCACCTGGCGGACGCTCTCCACCGACGACCTGCACACCACCAGCGGCACCCTGGTCTTCGGGGTGGGCCGGCAGGTCACCGCCGCCGGCACCAGCGGTCCGGTCGGCCCCGGCCCCCGGGAGACCATCGCCCGGGCGCTCGGCCTGCTCGGCCTCGCCGTCCTCCTCGGCGGTGCCGCCCTCGCCCTGCTGCACACCACCCTGCCCACCCTCGCCACCCGCCGCCGCCCCGCCCCATCTCCGCACCGCGCACAAACCCTCGGCGATCCTGGACAGAGCCCGTTCGGCACCAACGGCAACTCTCCAAGATCCAGCGCGGTCCGTCGACGGTTGCTCGTGGTCGCCGGATACGCGGGGGCGGTGGCGTTGCTGGCCGCGCCGCTGCAACTGGCCATCCAACTCGCCGGGGCGGACGGTGCGCGGTGGCGGCTGCTGGCCGACCAGCTCACCAGCGGGCGCTGGCTGTTGCGCGAGGCCGGGACGGCCACGCTGCTCACCGTGGTGGCCCTCGCCGCCCACCGATCCCGACCGGTGGCGCGCCCGACCGCTCCGCCCACCGACAGCGCGACGGGCCCGGCCGGTCCTGCCGCCGACAGCCCGCAGGCGCTGCCGGGCCGGACCGGGTCGGCCCGGCCCGGAGCGGGTCCGCGACCGTCGTCGTCGGCGTGCTCGGCGCGGTGGCCGCCGCCGTGGGGACCGCTGCTCGGCCATCCGATGGGCGGCGCGTCGCGGACCGCCCTGGTCGGCGGGATCCACGTGCTGGCGGCCGGAGCCTGGGCCGGCGCGGTCCTCGCCGCCGCGCTCGCCCTGCTGCCGCTGATCCGCCGCACCCCCGACCGGTCCGACCAGGTACGCGCCCTGCTGCGCGCCTTCGCCGTCCTCGCCGCCGGCTGCCTCACCCTGCTCGTGCTCACCGGACTGCTGCTCACCGGCCCCCAGGTGGCCACCGTGGACGCGCTGCTCGGCTCGCCGTACGGGCTGCTGCTGCTGGGGAAGGTGGCGGTGGCCGGGGCGGCCGGGCTGCTCGGCCTGCGGACCGCCCGCCGGCTGCGCCGCGCCGACCTGCCCCGCCGGGGGCTGCTCGTCGAGGCCGGCCTGCTGGCCGTGGCGCTGGGCCTGGCCGGGGCGCTCGCCGCCGCCGGCCCCGGTCGCGGTCCCGCCTTCCCGACGGCCGCCGCCGCCCGGGCCGAGCCGCAGGTCAGCGGTCAGGTCGCCGACCTCGTCGACACCGTCGCCGTACGCCCCAACCGGCCGGGCCGCAACATCGTCAGCATCTCGGTCGGCGACACCCGCCGGCCGGCACCCGGCCCGGTGACCGGGGTGTCGCTGCTGCTCACCGGCCCGAACGGGGCGCGCGCCGTGCACCCGGTGACCCGTACCGCCGACGGCTGGGTGGCCACGGTCGACGACATCCGTACCCCGGGCGACTGGCGGGTCGGGGTGACCGTGCTGCGCGACGGGCTGCCCCCGGTCACCGACACCCACCCGTGGCTGGTGCCCGCCGCCGACCCCACCGGTCCCGCCGTCCGCGTCTCGGCCGCGCCGCTGCGACCAGTGCTCGACCGGGCGGCCCTGCTGCTGACCCTGGTCGGGGTGGCCGTGGTGGCCGTGGTGGGCCGGCGGTGGCGCCACCGAATCGCCGATGCCGCGCCGACCCCGGAGCGGCCGGTCGGTGGCGTCCCGGACGACGACCCCGACCAGCCGGTCGACGGGCTGGCCGTCACCGGAGGCATCCGGGCTGGGCCCTGA
- a CDS encoding HDIG domain-containing metalloprotein, which yields MTVDSALVIPTDEQIRALHERFAPTEEAFTLVYTHCLIVCAVAEQLLDRHPPTLDVDLVRAGSLLHDIGVYRLYGAAGKLDQKNYIRHGVLGHALLRDLGLPERVGRFCSHHTGVGLTREDVLRQCLPLPVDDYTADTPEEQLVLYADKFHSKTTPPTFLTTASYAAGVRRFGADKVARFAALVERFGEPDLLPLSRHYRQPLT from the coding sequence GTGACGGTCGATAGCGCGCTGGTGATCCCGACCGACGAGCAGATCCGGGCGCTGCACGAACGGTTCGCGCCCACCGAGGAAGCCTTCACGCTCGTCTACACCCACTGCCTGATCGTCTGCGCCGTGGCGGAGCAGTTGCTCGACCGGCACCCACCGACCCTGGACGTCGATCTGGTGCGGGCGGGCAGTCTCCTGCACGACATCGGTGTCTACCGCCTGTACGGGGCGGCGGGGAAGCTCGACCAGAAGAACTACATCCGGCACGGGGTGCTCGGGCATGCGTTACTGCGTGACCTCGGCCTCCCCGAGCGGGTGGGCAGATTCTGTTCCCACCACACCGGGGTCGGGCTCACCCGCGAGGACGTGCTGCGGCAGTGCCTGCCGCTCCCGGTGGACGACTACACGGCCGACACCCCCGAAGAGCAGTTGGTGCTGTACGCGGACAAGTTCCACAGCAAGACCACCCCGCCCACGTTCCTCACCACGGCGTCCTATGCCGCGGGCGTGCGGCGCTTCGGCGCGGACAAGGTGGCCCGGTTCGCGGCGCTGGTGGAGAGGTTCGGGGAGCCGGACCTTCTCCCCCTGTCCCGCCACTACCGGCAGCCCTTGACCTGA
- a CDS encoding D-alanyl-D-alanine carboxypeptidase family protein: protein MRVLPAALATALLVPALNLPTAAVAVGRTAVRGGRAGLPAGAPPCPNVPAPATRPPQPPPPADPAARAVGGAALATAGLVVPPAVAAPPAVTATSWVVADLDSGAVLGGCGLHEYGVPASVQKLLLAATMLPRLDPQREVTMTAEDLAIEPGSSAVGLAEGGRYRIETIWLGLLLKSGNEAANALARLGGGPDGQAGGIRAMNEEARQLGALQTHAVTPSGLDGPGQFTSAYDLALIARACFAEPAFRRYTATRTAEIPGQPALREKPFQIQNDNQLLDHYPGALGGKTGFTDLARHTYVGAAQRNGRRLLVTLLGAEIPTQRGWQQGAALLDWGFSLPGDAAVGRLVRPGELTGASPSPSVPASALAGGERLRGAPTADPSPWSGPAPALGVGALLVAGGAVLVARRRRHAVRARTGGTGRGW, encoded by the coding sequence ATGAGAGTCCTGCCCGCCGCGCTGGCCACCGCCCTGCTCGTACCCGCGCTGAACCTGCCCACGGCGGCCGTCGCGGTCGGTCGGACGGCGGTGCGCGGCGGCCGGGCCGGTCTGCCGGCCGGTGCGCCGCCCTGCCCGAACGTGCCCGCGCCGGCGACCCGCCCGCCGCAGCCCCCACCGCCGGCCGACCCGGCCGCGCGGGCCGTCGGCGGGGCCGCCCTGGCCACCGCAGGCCTGGTGGTGCCGCCCGCGGTCGCCGCGCCGCCGGCCGTCACCGCCACCTCGTGGGTGGTCGCCGACCTGGACAGCGGCGCGGTGCTGGGCGGCTGCGGCCTGCACGAGTACGGTGTGCCGGCCAGCGTGCAGAAGCTGCTCCTGGCGGCCACCATGCTGCCCCGGCTGGACCCGCAGCGGGAGGTCACCATGACGGCGGAGGACCTGGCCATCGAGCCGGGCAGCTCCGCCGTGGGGCTCGCCGAGGGCGGCCGGTACCGGATCGAGACGATCTGGCTGGGCCTGCTGCTCAAGTCCGGCAACGAGGCGGCCAACGCGCTGGCCCGGCTGGGCGGCGGCCCGGACGGCCAGGCCGGTGGGATCCGGGCGATGAACGAGGAGGCCCGCCAGCTCGGCGCCCTCCAGACCCACGCGGTGACCCCGTCCGGGCTGGACGGGCCCGGCCAGTTCACCAGCGCGTACGACCTGGCGCTGATCGCCCGGGCCTGCTTCGCCGAGCCGGCGTTCCGCCGGTACACCGCGACCCGGACCGCCGAGATCCCCGGGCAGCCGGCGCTGCGCGAGAAGCCCTTCCAGATCCAGAACGACAACCAGCTCCTCGACCACTACCCGGGTGCGCTGGGCGGCAAGACCGGCTTCACCGACCTGGCCCGGCACACCTACGTGGGCGCGGCGCAGCGCAACGGCCGGCGGCTGCTGGTGACCCTGCTCGGCGCGGAGATCCCCACCCAGCGCGGCTGGCAGCAGGGCGCGGCCCTGCTCGACTGGGGATTCTCGCTGCCCGGCGACGCCGCCGTCGGCCGGCTGGTCCGCCCCGGCGAGCTGACCGGCGCCAGCCCGTCGCCGTCCGTGCCGGCGTCGGCCCTCGCCGGTGGGGAGCGGCTGCGCGGTGCGCCGACCGCCGACCCGTCACCGTGGTCCGGGCCCGCGCCGGCGCTCGGGGTGGGTGCGCTGCTGGTGGCCGGGGGAGCGGTGCTGGTGGCCCGCCGACGGCGGCACGCCGTCCGGGCCCGCACCGGCGGCACCGGTCGAGGCTGGTAG
- a CDS encoding M15 family metallopeptidase, with protein MGALVVVAVAVAGCQRPPPRPPTPTATGPRAPADFVVLTDVDPRIRADIRYATAHNFVGRPVAGYTEPLCLLTRAAAEALRRVQSAALAEGRGLKVYDCYRPQRAVDDFVAWGRQPDQQQMKAEFYPDVAKSRLFADGYLGAPTAHSRGSTVDLTLVPAAPPDQATYVPGQPLVACTAPAGRRFGDNSVDMGTGFDCFDPRAHTVDPRITGTPRENRALLKRLMTVQGFENYPREWWHYRFTAEPYPATWFDFPVARSSLR; from the coding sequence CTGGGGGCGCTGGTCGTGGTGGCCGTCGCGGTCGCCGGCTGCCAGCGGCCTCCGCCGCGCCCGCCGACGCCGACCGCCACCGGGCCGCGCGCCCCGGCGGACTTCGTCGTGCTCACCGACGTCGATCCGCGCATCCGCGCCGACATCCGGTACGCCACCGCGCACAACTTCGTCGGTCGGCCCGTCGCCGGCTACACCGAACCGCTCTGCCTGCTCACCCGGGCGGCGGCCGAGGCGCTGCGCCGGGTCCAGTCCGCCGCGCTCGCCGAGGGCCGCGGCCTGAAGGTGTACGACTGCTACCGCCCGCAGCGGGCCGTCGACGACTTCGTCGCCTGGGGCAGGCAACCGGACCAGCAGCAGATGAAGGCCGAGTTCTATCCCGACGTGGCCAAGTCGCGCCTCTTCGCCGACGGCTACCTGGGTGCGCCGACCGCGCACAGCCGGGGCAGCACCGTCGACCTGACCCTGGTGCCCGCCGCGCCGCCCGACCAGGCCACGTACGTGCCGGGGCAGCCGCTGGTCGCCTGCACCGCGCCGGCCGGTCGGCGCTTCGGCGACAACTCGGTCGACATGGGCACCGGCTTCGACTGCTTCGACCCACGCGCCCACACCGTCGACCCCCGGATCACCGGGACCCCCCGGGAGAACCGGGCGCTGCTGAAGCGGCTGATGACGGTGCAGGGGTTCGAGAACTATCCCCGGGAGTGGTGGCACTACCGCTTCACCGCCGAGCCGTACCCGGCGACGTGGTTCGACTTCCCGGTGGCCCGGTCGTCGCTGCGGTGA
- a CDS encoding M4 family metallopeptidase — MHLHLRRSALVASAVTAALVAGGTTVQAAGDPYGRTAAATVFAPNPVQQLGDQSLTDQKDADYPALAGAYRSVLLTDLDGSGTLTGRYVAVKSKTGTPARAVNGNFPAWHRDADQFEQVMGYHWVTTAQGYLQSLGFGSTLRPVNQRQIELRIDQYGGDNSFFRDDKANITLGKGGVDDAEDAEVIVHEYGHSVQDGQVPGFGTNAESGAIGEAFGDYLAVAVTSWATGTPTKTPEACVADWDSVAYTRTVPHCLRRLDGTKVYPADVVGEVHADGEIWSRALWDIRTSLGDRRASTLIVEAQFDFAPDTSFRDAALATVAAAQRLYGTQAATATRAAFAARGIL; from the coding sequence ATGCACCTCCATCTCCGACGTTCCGCGCTGGTCGCCTCGGCGGTCACCGCGGCGCTGGTCGCCGGCGGCACGACCGTCCAGGCGGCCGGCGACCCGTACGGCCGCACCGCCGCCGCCACGGTCTTCGCCCCCAACCCGGTGCAGCAGCTCGGCGACCAGAGCCTGACCGACCAGAAGGACGCCGACTACCCGGCGCTGGCCGGGGCGTACCGGTCGGTGCTGCTGACCGACCTGGACGGCTCCGGCACCCTCACCGGCCGGTACGTGGCGGTCAAGAGCAAGACCGGCACGCCGGCCCGGGCGGTCAACGGCAACTTCCCCGCCTGGCACCGGGACGCCGACCAGTTTGAGCAGGTGATGGGCTACCACTGGGTGACCACCGCCCAGGGCTACCTCCAGTCGCTGGGCTTCGGCAGCACCCTGCGTCCGGTCAACCAGCGGCAGATCGAGCTGCGCATCGACCAGTACGGCGGCGACAACTCGTTCTTCCGCGACGACAAGGCCAACATCACCCTGGGCAAGGGCGGGGTGGACGACGCCGAGGACGCCGAGGTGATCGTCCACGAGTACGGCCACTCGGTGCAGGACGGTCAGGTGCCCGGCTTCGGCACCAACGCCGAGTCCGGCGCCATCGGCGAGGCGTTCGGCGACTACCTGGCGGTCGCGGTGACCAGCTGGGCCACCGGCACGCCGACGAAGACCCCGGAGGCCTGCGTGGCCGACTGGGACTCGGTCGCCTACACGCGTACCGTCCCGCACTGCCTGCGCCGGCTCGACGGCACCAAGGTCTACCCGGCCGACGTGGTGGGTGAGGTGCACGCCGACGGCGAGATCTGGTCCCGCGCCCTGTGGGACATCCGGACCAGCCTCGGCGACCGCAGGGCCAGCACGCTGATCGTGGAGGCGCAGTTCGACTTCGCCCCGGACACCTCGTTCCGGGACGCGGCGCTGGCCACGGTCGCCGCCGCGCAGCGGCTCTACGGCACTCAGGCCGCCACCGCGACGCGCGCCGCGTTCGCCGCCCGCGGCATCCTCTGA
- a CDS encoding DinB family protein: protein METERIGPPLRAGERETLRAFLDFHRATLAGKCAGLTDEELRRRSSPPSTLSLLGLVRHMAEVERAWFRRVIAGEDVPLVWSATGDYQEAYDAAGASRAEAFEAWQREVAHARRIEREAESLDVTGHQVRWGEDVSLRLVMLHMMHEYARHNGHADFLREAIDGSVGV from the coding sequence GTGGAGACCGAACGGATCGGCCCGCCCCTGCGGGCGGGGGAGCGGGAGACGCTGCGCGCCTTCCTCGACTTCCACCGCGCCACCCTGGCCGGGAAGTGCGCGGGCCTCACCGACGAGGAGCTGCGCCGACGGTCGTCGCCACCGTCGACGCTGTCGCTGCTCGGCCTGGTGCGGCACATGGCCGAGGTGGAGCGCGCGTGGTTCCGCCGGGTCATCGCCGGCGAGGACGTCCCGCTGGTCTGGTCGGCGACCGGCGACTACCAGGAGGCGTACGACGCCGCCGGCGCGAGCCGCGCCGAGGCGTTCGAGGCATGGCAGCGGGAGGTGGCGCACGCCCGCCGCATCGAGCGGGAGGCCGAGTCGCTGGACGTCACCGGCCACCAGGTCCGCTGGGGCGAGGACGTCTCGCTGCGCCTGGTGATGCTGCACATGATGCACGAGTACGCCCGGCACAACGGCCACGCCGACTTCCTCCGCGAGGCGATCGACGGCAGCGTCGGCGTCTGA